The Myripristis murdjan chromosome 17, fMyrMur1.1, whole genome shotgun sequence DNA segment GCTATACTGCTCATcctacaaatgcatgttccttacaaatttggcaccatttaaaagggaaataaacaggctttgcaacggtataagatttattgccaagaagcactgttacaagaaagaaataatctaccaaacacaaatttccttactttttgtgcgatgtttaGTTGAAAAGACATAATATAATTCCATCACCCAGTAAATTGTCttccatctttttcttttatctttttttttttttttgcagatcaGATTTGTCTTTTCCATTCCATtgtatttccatttttactGTTTAACATATGTCACCTGAGtgtttttattccctttttACTGAAAAGCACTCAAAAATCGTCTGTGTGGAGATGAAAGTAATAATTTGATTTTCCCTCTTTGTTTCAAAGGCATTACACTTTGGGACCATGATGCACTTCAAATGTGGATACGAGATAGACCCCAACCCAACAGTGAATTTGAGATAGTTGCATCTGAATCAATTGAGGACAAATTTTCAGCATTAAATGTTGATGCCTCCCTGAAGGCAAGTTTCCTGGGTGGACTGGTACAGGTTGGGGGGTCTGCCAAATACCTGAAGGAATAGCAACACATGTAGTCACAGGTATCCTTTATGGGGCACAAGCCTTCTTTGTATTTGACCGTGAGGTGTCTGAAAAGGAGGATCATCAAGACATTGAGGGCAACCTGAAGGTGATGATCGAAAAGATTCCCACGCTTGCAATAGAGGGTGAAGGTTCCCTGCAAATGAGTGACACAGACATTTCAAAAGTTCAAAATTTCTCCTGCAAATTCCACGGTGACTTTAACCTTCAGAAGAATCCTGTGTTCTTTCAGGATGCAATAGAAGTCTACCAGAGTCTTCCAAAATTACTGGGAGCAAATGGAGAAAATGCCATTCCAGTGAAGGTCTGGCTGATGCCCCTGAAAAGTTTagactctgctgcagctcaacTTGTCCATCAGATAAGTATTAGATTAGTGACGGAGGCACAGAGCATCCTGGAGGACTTGAGTGAGTTAGAAATGAGGTGCAATGatgcaatgaaaaacagcacaacccAACAATTCCCACAGATTGGAAAAAAGCTAAAAACCTTTAAAGAATTGCTCTCTGAGTACAAGCTGGAATTCCAGAGGACCCTGGCAAAGAAACTTCCATCAATCCGGGGAGGTGGGGAAGAGGAGGCTGTGCTTGCAGAGGTGttgaaaaagagacatttttctccattcagCAACAAAAACCTGAGTGAGTGGATGAgttgtaaagagagagaaattaacATCTTAAAATCACTCACTGACACGATGAAAAACACCAAGAATGTCACATCTCGATATGCACTTGATCAAGAAATCCTCAGTGCtgagcatgctgtgtgctttgcttTCACCTCACTGGAGGATGATGAACCATACCTCTCAGATTTATTAAAATACTTAAAGGAAACACCCCAACCAGAGAGTCCTAAAAGAATTACATATCAGACTTATGATGTAGAGAAAGCTCAGTGGTACTTTCCACAGGAGGTGATGGATGCTGTGAGGCAAAAAGCAAAGCTTTTCAATGGCTTTGCAGAGGCCAACATGGACCAGAAAAACATTAGGTTCCTGACAGCAGGTATAGCAAATGAGGAGGCAAAAGGAGCAAGCATTCACCTTTATAAAGAGGGTTCTTTCACTCCTGAGAACTTTGAACCTCCTTCAAAGCCTGAAAAACCAGCAGTAAGTGACACAACCCACAACAGTGTGACAGTGAGGATTTCCCCACCAGGATTCGGAGCAGAAAACATCACCTACTACTCTGTTGAGTACTGTGTCAGTGGAGAAGATGACTGGCAGCAAATGACAGTATTGACAGCTGGAGAAGTCACAGTGTCCAGTCTGGCTCCTAACACAGAGTACTTGTTCAGATGCAGAGCAGTGTGCTCTGTTGGCAAAGGGCCAGTCAGTAAAGACAGTGATCCCATTACAACCTCACAACATCCCAGTCTTCCTGGAAAACTGCAAGCTAAACCAAATTCACGAGAGTTATCAGTTAGCTGGGAGAAACCTGCTGAGATTGGTGAAGGTGTCAACATTTTGAGCTACATTGTAGAGTATGCAAAAACAGCTCCTGGGGTGACACATGAAGAGCTTGAATGGAACCAAATGGTCTCACAAGATGAAGAGGCCATCATATCTGGGCTTCAGCCAGAGACAGAGTACGCTGTCAGGGTCAGATGTGATTGTGGTGTAGCTGGTAGAAGCAAGGAAAGCAATACAGTTAATGTGTGGACAACAAAGAGTGAATTGGCAGAAATCCTCAAACGTAAAAGCAAACTCATAAATTCTGCATCGCCCTCAGTTTACAAGCTACCTCTGACGGAAGAAGCTATGGACATAGATGGATGCAGGAGCTACAGTTTTGGCAAAGAATGCTTGAGACGAAATCGCACAATAATGGTTCTTGGAGCAACTGGATCAGGAAAGTCAACTGTAATCAATGGAATGATCAACTACATTATTGGTGTAGAGTTGAATGACAATTTCAGATTCAAGTTAATTGATGAGGGTCAGCTGAGATCACAAGCTGAAAGCCAGACGTCTGAGGTCATTATGTACAAAATCAACCATCAAGAAGGATTTAAAATCCCATATTCTGTGACCATTGTTGATACTCCAGGCTTCGGGGAcacaagagaaacagagagagaaagaatgatcCTTGAGAAAATCCGcagccttttctcctcttcctcaggaaTCACTGAGAttgatgctgtgtgttttgtggtcgATGCTTCTGCTCCCGAACTTACACCACCACAATATTATGTGCTTGATTTAATGATCTCCTtttttggcaaaaatgtggaagagAACGTCAGGATCCTGGTCACATTTGGAGATGGCGGACATTCACCAGTTCTCAAGGATATCAATGCTTATAAGAGCCCATGCCATAAAACAAACAGGGGACTGCCAGTTCACCTCAAAGTCAACACTCAGATAGACAAGAAGCCATCTTTGCAAAATAATGCTGACAATGGTAGTGATGAATATGATGGCAGCTCTGACAAACTGTCTTGGCACATGAACAAGTTTTTTGCTGATTTAAATGTCATAGGCACAAAAAAACTTGAGCATGACAAAAGTGGTCTTTAGAAAATGACAACTTGAAAATTTGCAGTTTGAAACTGGGTTCATCACAGTTAAGGATACAAATGAGAAGTGCCAGTTTTACATTCTTTTATCCAAAAAGTATTTAAatcctcattttgctgttttgtttttttctactggagatagatagatagatagatagatagatagatagatagatagatagatagatactgcctgttgttttcctttttatatATTGACAAAAAAGTAATCTAATAATTAAAGGTTTTGGTTATTAtctcttgtatttgtttttattatgtacATGCTGAATCCAATTTGTGTTGCACCCACTTTATGTTATTCaatacaatgttttgttttgttttgttttgttgtgttgtgtttttgatacCACACTGATCAGTGGCAACATAGAGATTTACTGTCACAAGAGAGTCCTTGATTTTATACTCacttcaaaatattttatttttcataattctgTAATTCTTCTACtttgggattttaaaaaaaaccttaaatGACAACTGATATAAAAGGTACTgactgaaattttattttaaataaggAAAACGCTTTAATCATGTTAAGTAATTAGGTGACAGCACAATTTGATTATTATTGTATGGGGAAACATTGCTCAattttaaaatctgaaatgaaaCTGTTAAATGATTAATAAAACTTGATACAGCATCACGGtccaaagtgttttgttttcaactttCTGCCCTCTGCACATTTTGTAGCATGTGAAGGAATTAATACAAACTTTGCACACCAAATTCCTGAAAATACTGTATATGAATACTCCTAAATCCATATAGTTCAGGTCAGTGAATCTAAATGGAGAGAcagtcaaacaaattgcaacagaagcaaactcaactgattctgtatcctcagtatgtcctgagcagggacggtttttgctatgggcaatgtgggcaaccgtccagggcgcaatctacttgggggcgcacaagcgccgtccaaaaaaaaaaaaaagtgcgtccgcaaaaaaaaaaaaaaaaaaaaaaaaaaaaaaaaatcgtttctacACTAAtgtcgctcatttccatgtcaagttggtgcagtgggtgctaaggcgcccctactatcacgtcaacttgctgctgagagtcatgtatacaggtcgtgtgtgtcagaagaaaaggcaagggggaggggggcgcgggggatcaacttgcgactgcagaggctgtgtgcaggttgtgagtctcaggaaaagcaaaggggaggggggcgggggatagactaacctctgatatgaaagatcccaggccaaacaacacaaactgctgcttccaaataaattgtatttcattcatgaaattaatatagaccccttatagctacatgtaatttattgggttatgtgaaaatgccaaacaacaacaacaacaacaaaaagtcaatggagtatcatggacaaaaggccaaaaaaaacatcaggtgcccagttcagaaagagaaggagagaagaagaggagaaacgttcaaaagataaaggtatgcaagtctctatgcgtgacgttaattgtgcatgtaatgaaacagtagcctataccctatttattagcctcttgctaatatgttgccacttagccacagaagtttttttttttttttttttttttttttttttttttttggtttttagttttgctgaactagcaactattagaattttaggcatcatatcatggaattaatttcacccataggctagtttgtgtttgcaacacaacaagtgcaagttcacattggcctgttactctgtggatttggtaaacaatacgtcctgactgtggaatttttaattttttttgctatacgtgggtctatggtaacctaaataacttcctatacactgacatgacattttgtaagctatatgtgatctagctttatgagtaatttctagtgtgttattcttagttaataggatgttaacaaatgataggcctgatgtggtgggggtgggggacggttcgcccagggcgcaaaactagccaggaccgcctctggtcctgagtgagggaaaaaaaagccccaaagaatcccactgggggaaagtttcaaaaaagaccaaaatatagcccattcaaacgcctattaacttttttcctcatgtgaatagggtaaaaatgttaacctttaggtatcaccatgaaaattgctgagttgattacttacatatagacaaataaaaaatgcattgcaagttttttgaaattgtttattgacatgagcaaatggtgcatatttgaattatgtatacactaatttgcataaatgctaCAACCAGTCTTTAGCAATTATCATTGCAGAGATGAGGTTTGGAGTTGGGTCCGTGAGGCTGTTTCTGGGAGATAAGTCTCTAGTGTCTCTAGACTCTAGTGGTGCAGCCACAGTACAGCATTAGCATTGTTCGACCAAGGGGGACCCAGTAAAGTGCTACCCACAGCAAAATGACTGTTTGATCAAAAAAGCTATATTGTGGCGCTCCCTGATCTCAGCAGCAGTCACCTCCTGAAGAAAGGAGCATGTCATAACTGCTCCACTAAAGTGGtagcaatcttgaaaaatggcagccattttgacatttctaagtggttacttgtcaagtgacccatggagacagctcatccccattttcatgctagtatcataagaagaccactgtatatgccctctgtagtaaaactgtggagtttatgcaaatttatgcaaataagctcatgttactaaacaatttcaaaaaacttgcaatacatcttttatttgtcttaaggtaagtaatcaactcagcaattttcatggtgatacctaaaggttaaaatttttaccctattcacatgaggaaaaaagttaataggcgtttgaatgggctgtattttggtcttttttgaaactttcccccagtgggattcttcggggctttttttccctcactcaggacatactgaggatacaaaatcagttgagtttatttctgctgcaatttgtttgacgctgaccccttatttggcttaaaattactggactataagcctgccacggagcaggctagttctgctgactaagttgccatggttactgagctgcaactcatacaagccactttgatggaacggaactctcACTGAAATTAGCGAGGCTtatcgaaataagccaggctatcccgttatagtccagtcattttatgaaaaaaacctaggacaaactgcaagagaagcaaactcaactgattttgtatcctcagtttgtcctgagtgagggggaaaaagtcccaagaaatcccattggtggaaagttttgaaaatcacctatttatgaccttatattaccaaaaaacactgtttttacagtacagttttacaaagacaagaaaaaaaagtcaattacaagttctttgaattattctgttttcacatgcatatcacacattatctgatttgatatgcactaattggtatataatgaataaatgccagaagagacatttaaacagtgaattaaaaggttactatatatatagtaaccttgaattaaaaggttactacataacagtgaattaaaaggt contains these protein-coding regions:
- the LOC115375367 gene encoding stonustoxin subunit alpha-like, producing MIQLAALGRPFSLGMLYDCRRDSLIPGMTLWDREALENDARERPQPNSEFEIVASESIEDKSSALNVQASLKASFLGGLIEVGGSAKYLNDSKISKNEARVTLKYKTTTKFEELSMNHLGRGNMKHQYIFDKGIATHVVTGILYGAQAFFVFDREVSEKEDHQDIEGNLKVMIEKIPTLAIEGEGSLQMSDTDISKVQNFSCKFHGDFNLQKNPVFFQDAIEVYQSLPKLLGANGENAIPVKVWLMPLKSLDSAAAQLVHQISIRLVTEAQSILEDLSELEMRCNDAMKNSTTQQFPQIGKKLKTFKELLSEYKLEFQRTLAKKLPSIRGGGEEEAVLAEVLKKRHFSPFSNKNLSEWMSCKEREINILKSLTDTMKNTKNVTSRYALDQEILSAEHAVCFAFTSLEDDEPYLSDLLKYLKETPQPESPKRITYQTYDVEKAQWYFPQEVMDAVRQKAKLFNGFAEANMDQKNIRFLTAGIANEEAKGASIHLYKEGSFTPENFEPPSKPEKPAVSDTTHNSVTVRISPPGFGAENITYYSVEYCVSGEDDWQQMTVLTAGEVTVSSLAPNTEYLFRCRAVCSVGKGPVSKDSDPITTSQHPSLPGKLQAKPNSRELSVSWEKPAEIGEGVNILSYIVEYAKTAPGVTHEELEWNQMVSQDEEAIISGLQPETEYAVRASGTQEKQREKE